Proteins encoded by one window of Spirochaetota bacterium:
- a CDS encoding FecR family protein, which produces MKRIITVGIISVIILISGFIAYLLITDYILIRYPVLVQTNPKITFIIGDAYFREDPKAQWKVAVVGQTLYKGYEIKTDPDSRMDIRLHDNTAIQLSGNSEMSIDALTVRKLSLNVHAGSLYGKFDKLFKEHDLQVKTPTAFAAIRGTDLGFEVIQTQAEDETKVGKKKTINKKIKKIQRGESQEAETTTQTVVYSLSGITEVYNPLFDDQKVLLSYRNKVLIDKDKMPNNPEELTEDEIRSLQEKLNS; this is translated from the coding sequence ATGAAACGAATTATTACTGTAGGAATCATTAGTGTTATTATTCTCATTTCTGGTTTTATTGCATATCTTTTAATAACTGATTATATACTTATCCGCTACCCTGTTTTGGTACAGACAAACCCCAAAATAACATTTATCATTGGAGATGCATACTTTCGTGAAGACCCTAAAGCGCAGTGGAAAGTGGCAGTTGTGGGACAAACACTGTATAAAGGCTATGAAATAAAAACCGATCCTGATTCACGAATGGACATACGGTTACATGACAATACAGCAATTCAATTATCAGGAAATTCTGAAATGTCAATTGATGCATTAACAGTACGGAAACTGAGCCTGAATGTCCATGCTGGTTCACTATATGGAAAATTTGATAAATTATTTAAAGAACATGATCTGCAGGTTAAAACACCAACTGCTTTTGCTGCTATTAGAGGAACTGATTTAGGTTTTGAAGTTATCCAAACACAGGCTGAAGATGAAACAAAAGTGGGCAAAAAGAAAACTATCAACAAAAAGATAAAAAAAATTCAAAGAGGTGAATCACAGGAAGCTGAAACCACAACGCAAACGGTTGTTTATTCACTTTCGGGAATTACTGAAGTATATAACCCACTATTTGACGATCAGAAGGTGTTGCTTTCATACAGGAATAAGGTTTTAATAGATAAAGATAAAATGCCCAATAACCCTGAGGAATTGACCGAAGATGAAATACGATCATTGCAGGAAAAACTCAACTCA